The nucleotide window AAATGGTTGTACACTTGTAGAGGTAATTATAGGTTGTCGTGTGGGTATATATAGAAGAAAAAACATGGCATGGGTGTAGACTATTTCAGTGGTGGTGTATGAATTAGGATTGCATTGTGATAAATTTTCCATCACATACGAAAGAAgcatataaaattttaaaatgttttagCTTTACTGGAGATCTGAGATGGCATCATAGTCTAATTCTTTGTGGCCGTTCTCTGCAGTTCATTTATGTTTTAGTATATTGTGTGTGGCTGTGGGTTACTACTTGGTTTTTAGATAAGCAATAAGTGATGATATAAACTTTTTTGGTGCCTCTTTTTTCCGTAGGAGGATCACATCACTGAACTGCTAGTCTGCTAGTTGAGCTTATTGTGTAATATCTTGTCGGATCTTTCAAAAGAGCAAGATGGGTTCCAGATTCAATTCTCATCAACTCAGTAATGGTCTTTACGTATCAGGCCGGCCAGAGCAACCAAAGGAAAGGACTCCAACTATGAGCTCAGTTGCCATGCCCTATACTGGTGGAGATATCAAGAAGTCAGGAGAACTAGGGAAGATGTTTGATATCCCTACGGATGCCTCTAAGTCTAGAAAATCTGGACCTATAACTGGTCCTCCTGCAAGGACTGGATCTTTTGGAGGTGCTGCTTCACATTCAGGACCAATCCCTAATGCTACAGTTCGTGCTGGCCATACCACATCAGGTCCTGTATCATCTGGAGGCATGCCTGGTTCTGCTTCCTTAAAGAAGTCAAATTCTGGACCACTGAATAAGCATGGGGAACCTCTAAAGAAGTCGTCTGGTCCTCAATCTGGTGGGGTAACACCAACTGGCCGCCAAAACTCAGGACCTCTTCCTCCTGTTCTCCCTGCAACAGGTCTCATTACATCTGGACCCATTTCTTCTGGTCCACTAAATTCTTCTGGTGCCCCTCGGAAGGTATCTGGTCCTTTGGAGTCAATGGGTTCAATGAAAGTACATGGTTCCTCCATTGTTCACAATCAGGCCATTACTACTCTTAGCCAAGATGACGAATTTTCGTTTAGGAAGAACTTCCCAAAGCTAATTATGTGGTCTTTGATTCTTCTTTTCGTGATGGGGTTCATTGCTGGTGGTTTTATTCTAGGTGCAGTCCACAATGCAATTCTCCTCATCGTGGTTGTGATCCTTTTCGGTGCAGTTGCTACACTATTTACATGGAATACTTATTGGGGAAGACGAGCTATCATAGGTTATATTTCTAGTTATTCAGATTCCGAGCTTAGGACTGCAAAGAACGGGCAATTTGTGAAGGTGTCAGGGGTAAGTTTGATGGATTTGAAATTGTGGCTTATAAATCTTAATAAGATCTCTGAAGGAGGGCGAGATGGAGATACATTGGGGCATTTAATTGCtggaagttttatttttgtataacGTTTATCTTGTAGATTCTAATACCAATGAGTTGGGTTtgtggatatttttttttttgggggcgTTGAGCTTGGTTATTGTTCTGTATTTGTTGAGAACCAGTAATTTTTTACAATTCTTATCTGGTTCTGTTTTTGAAGGTGGTCACTTGTGGCAATCTGCCCCTTGAGTCGTCCTTTCAAAGGATTCCAAGATGTGTGTATACATCTACAAGTTTATATGAGTATCGAGGATGGGGTTCAAAAGCTGCCCACCCTACACATCGTCGCTTTACTTGGGGGCTCAGGTCGATAGAAGTGAGTAACTGAAACGTAGCTATTATTTGATGGATAAAGCGTagtctttctcttttttcttttctttccttttcttattAGGATGGGGATCTGGGGTTTTCAAATTAACTaactgattttatttttttcatttactttCAAAAGATTTAAGACTTTGAGGTTGGCAAATTTTGCATGCAGGTAAATTTGTgacagttttgatgtgttttaaaGTTGACAGAGTGTACAACTCTAAATTGCCTATCCGCTAAGTGCTGCTATTTGAATTGTTTTTATGTATATATGTTTCTGCTCAGTTGTTGCAAGGAGCTGTTACATGGTGATGCCTTGGGACTTCTGTGGCTACGAGGCTTGAAAATTCTTGTTCTTTCTACTCTTATGACTCAAATTTCTGTTTATGTCATTTGACAGAGGCGTGTGGTAGATTTTTACATCTCTGATTTCCAATCTGGGTTAAGAGCATTGGTAAAGACTGGCTGTGGGGCAAGGGTGACTCCTTATGTTGATGATTCAATTGTCATTGATGTGAATCCGGAACATGAAGAGCTGTCTCCAGAGTTTATTAGATGGCTGGGAGAGAGGAAACTTTCAAGCAATGATCGCATTATGCGGTTGAAAGAAGGGTAATAGCTCTATCataaaattaacttttttttggtGTAAATTTTAGAGTTATGCAATTAATTTTACCTTGAAGCTCATTTTTAATCACTATAATGACAATTGCTTCTATGAGATTCCCCCTCTTAATTTATATTTCTTATAGATGCGTAAAACTTAGGTGCCTGTTATAAGGATTATATAGTGTAATTTTGAATAGCCATTGTTCATGTTCTCTGGAGGTGTAAACCGTTGGATGTAGCAGTTTCAACTTTCTACTGAGCTTGGGTTTTTTTTGGTGGAGGCATTTGATGAATTTGGGGTGGCCAATATGCAGATATGGTTGGTTGGTTTGTTCAGGTTGAAAAGTACTCCAGCTGTTTATAGCCACCCTTTCCTATGCAACCCAAAACTTTACCCTTGCGATAGTTGAGTCAGCCAACCAACTCGGTACTAAATCTAAGTAAGGAAATACTTAATTAGATTATTTAAAGACAATAAATTGGAGTTTGTATTTTAACTTAACTGCGTTTTGTAGCTGTCAACTATTGATCCACGTGACGGTGTGGATAATATTGTATACAAGTAGCGTGAATTTGATAGGTGCGAACTAATGTGGTTGTACATCTAACCTGCAGTGTCGTATTTGCAGGTACATTAAAGAAGGGAGCACAGTTAGTGTAATGGGAGTTGTCCAGAGAAATGACAATGTGCTGATGATTGTGCCTCCACCCGAGCCGGTCACGACAGGATGCCAGTGGGCCAAATGTATCTTTCCAGCCAGCCTCGAGGGTATTGTGTTGAGATGTGATGATGCATCAAAGAATGATGTCATCCCAGTTTAGCAGTAAAAGTAAATTGCGGACTTACCCTTTTAGGTATTGCTCTTTCAAGAGTATATTCTTtacctttattattattattaattattattgatGTTGGCGATGGTGGTAGGAGTGAGGAAGTTGTGTCCGTAACAGATTAAGACGGGGGTGGCGGTGTTTATTCGTTTAACTTGGTGTATAGTTttgtgttgtgtttttttttcttctaggttTTGAAAGCTTTTGTAAGCAAGGAATTTACATGTATAATCTGATTCAGTTAATGAATGtgaaatagaaagaaagaaagaattgaGTTATTTGTATatcatattttcccaatgcTTACATTTGTCTATCAGATTTGCAATAATTATAGTAATTTCAGTATAAATTCGATGTTAATTTTGAAATGCATTTGGCTTGCTGCTGTAATAAATCTGCAGCTTCATGGTTTATCTATATATGCTTTTGGCTTTGATGTTGTAATAAATATGCGGcctaatgtttttattttttattttttattttttatttttttaagtagaGCGATAGTGTTAGTGGGTTTATAGTTAGTTGCTATGGGGGAGGAGATCGGTGGGGATCGAACTTGGCAGCATGGATAATATGTAGGCTTGGGTGCAGTAGGGCACATAACCGGCAAGGATCTGTACATCCTCACCCTCTGCTGATGCGCAATTTGGCGTGCCAGTACTGAGCCGTCGGGCAACCGTGCGACGTAACATCGATGCCCCATCGTGCTCAATGGGGCATTGCCTCCAGACCCAAAAGTCACATTAATCAACCAGGTGGTGAATTCTCCGATAAGAAAAACTCCAGCAATGCCGGCTGTTATTCCTGCCTTGAGCACTAACAAACCATTGTCAGTGAGCATGGATACAAGGGCAACTCCAACAACTTCTCTTATCATCGCACCACCAATTGATGTTGTAATCGTTACAGCGTCACGTGCCACCGTTTGAAGTGGGTTGTTTGCTGAAAATATTTCCCATACAATACCTGCAGAAAAAATAAGAACGGCTATGCCAGCAGCCCCAAGCAAGACACGGTTACATTGATATTTGCCCGCCCGGATGCAAATATGATTTTGCGGAACACCTGCCTACATAGGAGaaagtaaaatatatatatgtataaagaagCAAGTTAAAGGATGTTGAAAATCGGACATGTCGTAGGGATTATgtgataactcatatatttcatgcatttataccatcaatTTTTGgtctctttgtgatgtttttgagttaaattgGTTGCATTTTACCTTATTTTGTGTTCGTGTGCAGTTACATGTACTTTATGATCAATTTGAAggcaaaagaagtgaaaacatgCCATTTTTGGGGTTGACCCTTATTCAAATGTGGAAAAAAGTTTAATGGCCTGTTTTGAAgcccaaataaagaattcaagaTGAATATGGCTTGTTAGAAGACCAGGAACAGAATGGGAAAGGAATTGAGATATCTAGCCTGATTTGGAGGTGCCATATAAGGCAAAAACGTGCAAAATAAAGGCTAAGTTGTTGGGATCACTTTGGAATATCATGCAGCCCCATTTAGCATATAAATACTAGGGTTTCAAATCACTTTTACACAAGCCCCCTTTGAGGTCgcccagagctctctctcctctttctttagCCCTTCtttcagaaacaaaaccctatttcccttCACCATCCGCTGACACCAAAGAAACCACGCAACCGCGCTGTTCTTAGAGAAGTTCAACATCATAATTGCTTCAAGAGGGTTTCttctatgaactttaatttcactcatgttgttcttgatatttatatattatgtaatcatgttgtgtaattaagttcataCCTGGGGATTTTGATGTAGCCTTGCAAAACTATtctatgttattaagttaaaaTATTCAAACTACCAATctgtgttcttgtttcattcactggttttatagttttatttgtttgttaaccttaatgtttgatcaccattagggctgcttatgaattatttaatcaaggttatagtacacatcatgcttaatcttggtagacatgtgaaattgctatgcatacatcctaccatgtgatttctttggttctttgaagtttttttgttcttaatggattcttacttgctaatctaagttgaacatcacaactaggttgcagattaggagtacttgatcacaaccacacatcaaatggatgatcataaatgagTGAAACGTACCCTAGTTGTAGATTGGAGAGTTGAATgtgttttgacttaattttcatggaattgACTTGTAATGGTGAAATCGGTATCCCTAGTTCCATTCCCATCGTTTCTGAATCAATCTATCATTCATCTTTATCTTGTTTTGCATTTTAAGTTACTTTagctttcaaaacaaaaatctaaattcagttttcattttcattgctTAGTTAGGGTTCACATAAAGCTAGTAATTTGTAGAGTTTTAATCAGTCATtgtggttcgacacccttacttgtgccattatactaTCCTTACATTTGCACTTGAAAGGAATACAACATTATGTATTCACCATATTGAACTTCTTATGTATTTcacttttccttatttttgcTCCAGAATACGAGAGTTCTATACAATAAATACATGCCCCTATATGAGGGGTGCCCTATATATATTCATGccgttttgtgtgtgtgtgtgtgtgtgtatgtatgtaaatatagggaattgttattagcactacaaaaatctcattctacactccaaactttctatatttggaaagaaaaatacacttgcaaggagtatagaatgagatttttagagtggcAATAACACTTCCcgtaaatatatacatacacaataTACATACTTCTGCACTAGTTCTTCAAACGACTTCCAGTTTCCTTGATCCACCAGGAGTATTGGAGTGATACGGGACTTTGACTGCCCTTGGCAATCTCCATCATGTCGTTCCTGAATTCGGAAGCTTTTCTTGCCAGCTCTAATTCCTTATTGGTCAGAACATCATCCAGGTGAGCAGGAAGGCCATCGACATGCTCTCCAATACTGTTTACGTAGTCCATTCACACATGAAAGTTGCGCACGAACTGGAGTGGATGGTTGGCAGCGTTTACAATAGAAGCCCGATCTTGTCGTCGTTATTATACCAAGGCTCCAACTTAGTGTCATTATCCATAAGCCTTATCACCGATTCGTAACAAGCTTTGCAATGCCGGAGGTATTTCACGAGTTTGGCTTCGTATTCGAACTGGATATTCTTAATGGCCTCAGCTTCTTGGTAGTAAAGTATACGAGCAATTTTGCGCAATTGCTCAGGACTGAGATAGGTAGAGTAATTAAAGTCCACCTGAGCCATAATGAtagtggaggaggaggaagatgtACAACGAcggtgtggtggtggtggtggtagtcgATGTAGGGCGACATAAGTACATACTTTTTAGCTTCTTACAAATACATTCGTGTTTAATAatgtttgttatttttgtttgatttattcgATTTAATGACCATAACTAAAGAGAAGCATGTGAGAAGCTTaatatttgtttcttgcttttgtgGATGCCAACGTTAAGGAGGCTTAATTAGCTATATGGGGAAGGGaagttttatttgaacccatctAACCTAtctttacacccaacttaaattttaaatgtgatttgtgtttttattctattgcataattaccattaagtacaaaatgaaattaacaataaaacaaaAGTTTATCAACAAACCCATACCCAATCATCAAACCTATTCTCACCGATTCTTCATCCTCTGTTCATTCTAGCTAAATCTCAAAGACATTCTCATAGAGAAAGACAAGCTTTTTTTGAACGATGGAtaatgattttgaagttttgaatcctccaactaaGGTATGAATCGATTTATGCaaaatttttttcatgtgatttCACAATCAacccttttttcaaagcataattACTTGCAGAAACATATATgggatttaaaattttaaagtttagcTACTTGTGTGAATGTCAcgctttcttttcatttcattcgTGAAGAGCGGAGGCTATACTTTGCTTGTAATTTTGATGGCAGTGCATAGCAGCAATATAGCAACTATCCTTAAATTTGAAGTTGTTGAGTTCCTTCTATATGGTTAAGCAAATGTATGTTAGTATGTAATCTCCAAAAGCTTCCTCGTCTTCCTCTTGTTTGAATCAGTCATAATTTAATTCGGTTGTTGGATGTCAAAAATGtttcaatttcatgaaaatatAGGGATGTGAGGTTCAAGTAGGTTCGTAGAATAGAAAAACATGCCTTCAATTTCATAGGTGAATTTTTTATCTTGATTATGATAACTAAAATATAATCTTGGTTTAGTTACAAGATTATTACGTACCCTTATCGTCATGTGATGGGAAGATGGCGTGCCTCTACTTCTCTGCAAATTCATGTAGGCCTTGCAAGGCTCTTACTTCTCAGATGGTGAGACTTTATGAAATGCTTTGAGTGGAAGGGCAAAGAGTTTGAGATAATTTTTTTCTCCTTCGACTGTTATGAGGAAAAATTCAATGAACACTTCAAGTGCATGTCGTGGCTGACAGTGCCGTTCAATGCTAATCTTCATAAAAGATTAAGTGACATGTACTGTGATAgtccgtccctaattttaagaatttttaaagttttaataaagaattttataaaaatgCATGTTGAGGTACGtgcattattcgaggttaatcgttgtgtcgtgccatctaagatttgttttcttgacatatcctcatAGTACTCGTCACTACGGAAGCATGGGCGcagacggttcgtgatttggagttataacgaaaaagattttaaagtttgaagtttgggcattttataaattttattattaaaatttggatggcccagattaaaGGAATTTGAAATGGATGGTTGGGATGAGAGAAAGAAAgttttgtatgtgtgtgtgcgtgagaggaaaaagaaaacagagagaatgagagattgggcaaagctgcccaatcggagaagaagaaggagaggccGAATGGGGAGAGGAGAGAAGAAGCTGACTGGCCAACCAGAGGaaggaaaggaggaaaggagagagggcgagaagcggaggagagaaggaagaaacGGGTATTCCCCAACCCGTGTACCCGCGCGACCCGCCGGTGTTCTTCACCCATTTCCGTCGAAATTTCGTCATTTTTCCTGTGAGTTACATCAATCCATCACTTGGAAAACCCTCTATGATCTTCCCTCTTCCTATTACACCCCAAAAATCAAGGAGTTTgaccttgaaatttgattaaaaccGTGAGGGGTGTGCGGTAGCTTAGTGTAAAATTTCTTCAAAACTTGAAacgttttctttcaatttctaaCACCCATAGCATCCCCTTAGGACCTGGAACACAGCCCAAGCATTGAAGTGGACGGTGGAGTTGATTTGAAGGTCGAATTGAaaacacccaattctagggttcttcacggttttggtgaaattgaagtgcttccaagccaaattggccttggcttcaggtataaagtttactctactcattgagatcttcaattctgtattttttgagaatttttggaaatagttggattttccggcgagccggggcggccaaccgccacccgcagcggcccgtgcggcggcgcgtggccaatggactgccaatgtcattcttagcatgtttttaaggttctaggttcagttttgataattgatggacgtaaattgagtaattgaacctaagttcgtctctattcgtggttaggtgaaaatgtgaattgacgatccgaccgttggatcgtcaccaaactttgatacattgtaatacgtaatatttgaggattataggaacttacggatcgggaatccaatTTACGGATCTTtcagaattggagttgtaagttcataaaatagaatgttatccgtcacttggttttggaaattgacggagatccgaccgttggatggtaatgaaattttaggatgatgtcctagaggtatattgtggacctctggaagttatggatttgaaatttGAGTTGCAGATCTCCCGGATTGAACTACGTAgggacgtgttttatataagttatatattctatcgatatgatttctgaggttggatttgattattgttctaggcggcgatcgtcatgacgccttgatgtgttgtgctagggagttgtagggcgaactcaaggtgagtgggcagtattttctgtttatacctatatgcTATTGAaattcccagaaattgagttttaatgaaagtatgtttctaaaatgccatgcatgcatgatatgaatgatatgagttatatgaattgataattgatgcatatatatatatatgtgaattggtgctgtggacgcacaggtaagtatcaggtgagttttatattattcatgtgaatcattgatgatgtatattatgttgatagctcataacctgcaatcatggtattagtgcttatattattcacctcgcaccacacgctcaccttggatccaagtaggtgcatgtcgtacagaccatgagagggttccgacatgtcgtatagaccatgagagggttccgactgataggtgaccttagattatgtgcacagatgattgattagagaagcactagagcgtattattacaccattcatgtcgtacagactactttaggtagttccgacttatatgcagtgtagtgccgtacaggtcaccgaggtgactccggttggatgttgagctatagaattaaccgtacaagaCCAACTGCAGGTCTCCGGTTAATTTACCAtttcacctgttacattgatgcatcattcattctgtttttgaaattataacatggcatactttctggtttttgagaaaaattgatgatttgagatttatgaaaagtattatgctgttatgctattttctgggaaagtatacaggttttatagcgaggggttagaaatgttttaaatgaaaagttttcgaaaaactttgttttactgacccactcaattttgttttgcgcccctccaggttctaattAGCAGAGCTTTgatggccacgaggaatccagcggtgttctgacagaattcacaaaagtaggactcaccctcgggtgtttcatcttggtaattgtatttttttaaagcttccgaactgtgtaaatggttacgttacactcacgtgacggccagcatgccctccttcgggatggGGTGCGTCATGTACCGTATAGAATGAGCTTTGATACATtgattttgagtttttattttctaaatgggtgtaaagataaactTATATATTAGATTGGGTTTGTGAGGATAGTTTAGGTCGTAAATTGGGTTTAAAAGATATTAAGAATTCAATTAAAAGTAATATGGGTGTGGAGAGTAAGTTGGGTATAGAAAGAAattatatgggttcaaataaaattttcatatgGGGAATCCTGAGTATCTACATTTACTTGTCATGCATTTACTTGTATTTTGCTATATCTAAATTATTTTAATGGTGATAAATTAGGTTCATATCTCTCATTTTACTTTCTCATTAATTGAAAccttatttctttttcatttttttaatcaagGTCTTttgacttttcttcacatcatTATTTCACtattaaataatttatgacacaccccgacccggaatgtccataggactccgaatcaagctTTG belongs to Malus sylvestris chromosome 17, drMalSylv7.2, whole genome shotgun sequence and includes:
- the LOC126612147 gene encoding uncharacterized membrane protein At1g16860-like isoform X1, with translation MGSRFNSHQLSNGLYVSGRPEQPKERTPTMSSVAMPYTGGDIKKSGELGKMFDIPTDASKSRKSGPITGPPARTGSFGGAASHSGPIPNATVRAGHTTSGPVSSGGMPGSASLKKSNSGPLNKHGEPLKKSSGPQSGGVTPTGRQNSGPLPPVLPATGLITSGPISSGPLNSSGAPRKVSGPLESMGSMKVHGSSIVHNQAITTLSQDDEFSFRKNFPKLIMWSLILLFVMGFIAGGFILGAVHNAILLIVVVILFGAVATLFTWNTYWGRRAIIGYISSYSDSELRTAKNGQFVKVSGVVTCGNLPLESSFQRIPRCVYTSTSLYEYRGWGSKAAHPTHRRFTWGLRSIERRVVDFYISDFQSGLRALVKTGCGARVTPYVDDSIVIDVNPEHEELSPEFIRWLGERKLSSNDRIMRLKEGYIKEGSTVSVMGVVQRNDNVLMIVPPPEPVTTGCQWAKCIFPASLEGIVLRCDDASKNDVIPV
- the LOC126612147 gene encoding uncharacterized membrane protein At1g16860-like isoform X2, translated to MGSRFNSHQLSNGLYVSGRPEQPKERTPTMSSVAMPYTGGDIKKSGELGKMFDIPTDASKSRKSGPITGPPARTGSFGGAASHSGPIPNATVRAGHTTSGPVSSGGMPGSASLKKSNSGPLNKHGEPLKKSSGPQSGGVTPTGRQNSGPLPPVLPATGLITSGPISSGPLNSSGAPRKVSGPLESMGSMKVHGSSIVHNQAITTLSQDDEFSFRKNFPKLIMWSLILLFVMGFIAGGFILGAVHNAILLIVVVILFGAVATLFTWNTYWGRRAIIGYISSYSDSELRTAKNGQFVKVSGVVTCGNLPLESSFQRIPRCVYTSTSLYEYRGWGSKAAHPTHRRFTWGLRSIERRVVDFYISDFQSGLRALVKTGCGARVTPYVDDSIVIDVNPEHEELSPEFIRWLGERKLSSNDRIMRLKEGVVFAGTLKKGAQLV